In the genome of Nonomuraea sp. NBC_00507, the window GTGGGCTGGGAATGGGGCGGCTACTGGTCCAGCGCCAAGGACTACCAGCACTTCTCCAAGGGTGGCGGATAGGACCTGAAACCGCCTGCGGCGAGAGCCGGGCAGGAGGTCACGACCGACAAGGCCAGCGTCTGTTGAAGCGCCACCGCGGAGACCGTGCACGACGAGGAACGTTCTGACGTCTCACCGTCCGCGCACGCTCCGGAAGTTGTACCGCGAAGTTGCGCCATCGAACGTATCTACCAGCACCGGTAAACCGGCGGCCCCGGTTAGTGCGCGCTCGCGCCCGAAGGGCTGAGTGCCGGCCGCATCCTGGTAGCGGTGGGGGCCCGACCGTTGTTCAGAGCAGGAAGAGATTGTGGCAATGGTGCGCGATGAGCGCACTCAGCCCGGGAAGAAGGGCAACCGCCGCAGGGCCGGCCAGCAGCACGCCCACGGCGGCCACGCCGGCGAGTTTCTCGCGGCGGCGCAAGGGGACGGCCGGATGGAGCATGCGGCGAATCCGGGCCAGTGCTGTCTCTCCGCCGGCGCCGAGCGTGAAGACGGGCGCGCGGCCGGTGGCCAGGCTCACCAGGGCGGCGGCGATGTGGATGCGCGGGTGATGGCAGGCCGCCACATCGTCGGCGCGCAGTTCGACCAGGCGGACGATCTCCTTCTTGGCCTTGGCGAACAGCGGCAGGCCAGGAAAAGCGCGGCTCAGACCCTCGGCCACAGCCAGTAGCAGGTGGTGCCTTCCACGAAGGTGAGCCTGTTCGTGGGCGAGGACCGCGGCGACATGTTCGGGGGTCAGCGACCGCAACGCCGCGGTAGTGATCACCATCTCGGCCTGGCGGCCGGGCAGGCAGTAGACCAGCGGTTCGTCGTAGTCCAGCACGATCGCGTCCAGCTCGCTGTAGCGGCGGCCGAGGAGACGCAGCATCTCGGCGTGCCGCCTGCGTTCCCGACGCGCGGTGACTAGCACCGTTCCGACGCCGGAGGCGGCCCAGACCACGATCAGGGCTCCGACGAGGAGGGCGAGCCAGCTGCCGATGGGCATCGCTGCCGGGTCGAACCCGTTGTCGAGCATGGCGAAGCAGGCCTCGATGACGCTGGCCATCCCGTGCCCGATCGTATCGGCGGGCACGGCGGTGGCCACGGCCGCCAGGATCGCCGAGGCGATGGCGGATGCGCACGCGGCCAGCCACAGGGAGATCCCCAACCGGGGGGCACGGTCGGACCACCGCGCCCGGATCAGTGCCCGGGGCAGCAGCGTCGTCGCGAGAACCGCGTACACCGCGAGGACTGCGGCGATCATGAGTGAAGGCCCCGCGGCGGGAACACCTGCAGCGCCGCCGCCAGCGCCGTCGACTCTTCCGGAGTCAGCCGCTCCAGGAAGTGCACCAATGTGGCGGCCTGGTTGCCGCTCCGGGCCAGCGTCTCGCGCATCTGCTGGGCCGCGTAGGCTTCCTCGCTGATCACAGGTTCGTAGAGGTAGGCCTTGCCCTGCGGCTGCCGCTTCAGCAGGCCCTTCTTGTAGAGCTTGTCCATCACCGTCATGACGGTCGTGTAGGCGATCTGCCGGTCGCGACGGAGATCCTCCAGTACGTCTCGAACCGACGCGGGCCGATGATAGGACCACAAGCGATCCATGATCGCGGATTCCAGGTCGCCCAAGGCACGCACCACGCGATCGCCCTCCTCACATGCGGTTTCTTCAATGCTACCCACGATCGTAGGCCAGAGTGCAGTGAAGGGCCTTCATGGACCCAAGACCGCTGAACGCCCCCAGCAGACACGCCTAGGCAACCGTTACTATCCTATATAGTTTGGGCTGCAGGAAAGAAGAAGGACGCACACGCGTAGCCGCGCCATTCCCCAGCGAAAGCCGACCGGGGGCGCTCTGCTCGCCGGGCAGACGAGAGGCTCCGTACCCGCGGCGAGGACTCCTCTGTCCCGCATCCCCTCCGCCCCGCCACCTCGGATGGACGTCGCCACCCCACCCCCGGGTCGGGAAAGTCGCCGCCACCAACTGCCACCACCCCACAGGCGTCGAGCCGTACCTGCCACCGGTGTCGGTCGTCACCCATTGGTTCGAGCCGACCGCGACGGAACCGGTGACGCTGCGGCTGTCCGGACGGCAACCTGGCCGCGCAGCCACGACCAGTCCGCCGCGTACATGGGCAGACGCCTGCCCCCGACCGCTTTCGCGGTGACGTCCCATTCTCCGGGGATTCATCGCGACCTCGGAGGTGACGGCGACGGGACCACTGCAGGCGAGCGCGTGGATCGTCTTCTCCTCCTCCGACCGGTTTCCCGGGCGGGGGTCATGCGCATGCAGAAACGCGCGCTGAGCCGGTCCGCGCTCACCTGATCCCCTTTTCCCGCGCTCCGAGCCTTCCCGGGAGCCTGGATGGTGTTCGCCCTGCTGAGCATGATCGTCGTGCTGGCGGTCCAGTCCCTGCTGGTCGCCCGGCTCGGAGTGAACGTGGGCGGGCCGCTGACAGTGTCGCTCGCCTCGATCTGGCCGGCGAGGTCGGCGGCAAGCTGTGGTACCTGGTGCTGCGCAGGAAGGAAGGTAAACGCCGGGGGTGGATCGTCCAGCGGATCGCCGAGGGCTGGACCGTGCAGAGCTCGTGGCCGGGGTGATCCTCGCCGCGGCTGCCGTGCCGGGCATGGCGTGGTGCCGACATCGGCGGCTTCTTCGACTCCACGGCGCCGGCCCTGCTGTTCGGCATGGGCATCGGCAGACTGGGCTGCTACTTCACCAGCTGCTGCGCCGGTCGGGCCGCTCGCTCACGCTGGCGCGTCTGGTGCTCCGACCGAAGCGTGCGCATGCGCCGCGTGCCGACCCAATTGCTGGAGTCGGCTCTGGCATTGATGACCGACTTGGGCGTCGTGGCAGTGCTCGCGGTGATCGAGCCCGTTCGCGGGGCGCTGTTCGTCATCGTCCTCGCGCTCTATACCCTCATCCGCCAGGGCCTGCTGCGCTTCCGTGCTGGCCGTTTCCGACATGGGGCCAGGTCAGAATGGTCGTGGGCCGGGGTGCGGCCGTCTACGATGCCGTCGTGCGGGGACGATCTCCCTCCCAGGGCCCAGGTGGTGGTCAGCCGTGGAGCAAGCGGTCCAGGTCACGCCGACGGACTCTGGAACGGTATAGAGACCGCAGATGCGCTGGCAGCGGCACGATGAGTACCGGACACCTGCCATGAGCGACACAGTAACAACTCGTGGCCGTACCACGCCATCGGCCCAACAAGCCCACATCGCCCCTGCCCAGCACGAGAAGGTCGTCCTCTCGGTCGGCGAGATCGACCAGTGCGGGACCGGGTTCACCGCGGGCGACCAGCACGCTCACCTCGACATCGGTCGGAACATAGCCCAGCGCTTCCCGGAAGGAGATCCATGCTCCCTTCCGCAGGAGAGAGAAGAACTCGTCTCCGTCGTCGAGGCCGGGCAAAGCGCCGGCGCCGGGGAGCACGCGGATCGCATGCAGGCATGCCTCGCGTCGCCGGGCCTCATCCACCGCGTAGCGCAGGGCGGCCAGGCTCGCCAGCGAGCCGTCCAGAGCGACCAGTACGCGTGGTCCTGCGTTGTTTATGGAATGTGGGCAGTCGCCGTTCGCGTCCATACAGGCCACCATCTGCCTCAATACACACATGCTACTGCCAGCCCGGACGCGGGATGGAGCGCGCCCCTCCGCGCAGCAGGCCGGCATGGCAGCGGTTGAACATGATGAGCGATGCGTCCCAGAAGTTCAGTCCGCTTGCCAGTCAACTCAATGAACTATTAACCATAGTAGCTTATCCTGAGTCGGACTGCATGATGTAGCCATGGGCTCGGCGGCGACGGTGCATCCTTGTGTAGAAAGTTTCAGGAACGACTTCAGGCGTCCTTGAATGCGTGCTTTTTCCTGGGAAGACCTCCGCTGCCATGAGGTACGCCACCGCATCGAGCCGGGTTCACCGTTCATGGCATCCGATGTGTAAAGTACGAGATCCCGTAGTATCTGCGGTCGAGGGCATCGGCGACTGTCGTGGCCAGGTCGTCTGCTGGGTGCCGCTGTCTGATGGAGCATGCACGAAAGACCAGACTGGTTGGCGTCCCTGAGCGCCCAACAGGCTGAGATGCGGTGCCATCTCAGATAGCCGGAGGCATGTTCTCTCACGGCCTGCACTACTGTCCTTTGCCGTCGGTCGAGGAGGACCTTCACGTCGATGGGCGCCAATCACGCGCACGGCACCACCGTCCCCAGCTCGCAGCGCACGCTCGTCGCCACCCTGGCCGTGCTGGTGCCGCTGGCGATCGTCACACTGGCCGGCCTGCTGTGGCTCTGGCCGGCCGGGCCGGACGCCGCCCCGTCGCAGGCCGGGGTCCAGCGGCTCACCGGAACGGTCACCAGCGTCACACTCAAACCCTGCCCCGCCGCCGGTGAGGGCGCGCCCAAGCCCGACCCGGCGACCTGTGGGAACGCCACCGTCAAGGTCGGCGATGGCCCGGACGTGGGCAAGGACGTCGCGCTGCGCCTGCCAAGCGCCCCCGGGTCGCAACGCTTCGCGCCAGGCGAGGACGTGATCCTGATCCGGGATGCGGACGGCGCGTATCAGATCTCCGACCATGATCGGACCATGCCGCTGTGGGTGTTTGCAGGGGCGTTCGCGCTGGCGGTGATCGCCTTCGGCCGCCGGCGCGGCGTCACCGCGCTCGTGGGGCTGGCGATCACGTTCGGGCTGCTGCTGACGTTCGTCATCCCCGGCATCCTCGAGGGCAAGCCGCCCATGCTGGTCGCCCTCGTCGGGGCGGCCGCGATCATGCTGATCGTCCTCTACCTCACACACGGCTTCTCTCCATCCACGTCGATGGCCGTGCTCGGCACGCTCGCGAGCCTGGCGCTGACCGCCGTGCTGTCGTACGGGGCGCTGGGGCTCGCCCAGCTCAACGGCGTCACCGACGACGCCTCCGTGGTCGTGGGCATGAGTCTGCCGATCGACACACAGGGGCTGCTGCTGGCCGGGATCATCATCGGCGCCCTCGGGGTGCTCGACGACGTGACGGTCACGCAGGCGGTGACGGTGGCCGAGCTGTCGCAGGCCAACCCCTCGTATGGGTTCGCCCGCCTTTACACGGCGG includes:
- a CDS encoding universal stress protein, producing MDANGDCPHSINNAGPRVLVALDGSLASLAALRYAVDEARRREACLHAIRVLPGAGALPGLDDGDEFFSLLRKGAWISFREALGYVPTDVEVSVLVARGEPGPALVDLADREDDLLVLGRGDVGLLGRWRGTATSCYCVAHGRCPVLIVPLPAHLRSLYRSRVRRRDLDRLLHG
- a CDS encoding BlaI/MecI/CopY family transcriptional regulator, translating into MRALGDLESAIMDRLWSYHRPASVRDVLEDLRRDRQIAYTTVMTVMDKLYKKGLLKRQPQGKAYLYEPVISEEAYAAQQMRETLARSGNQAATLVHFLERLTPEESTALAAALQVFPPRGLHS
- a CDS encoding prolipoprotein diacylglyceryl transferase family protein, translated to MPCRAWRGADIGGFFDSTAPALLFGMGIGRLGCYFTSCCAGRAARSRWRVWCSDRSVRMRRVPTQLLESALALMTDLGVVAVLAVIEPVRGALFVIVLALYTLIRQGLLRFRAGRFRHGARSEWSWAGVRPSTMPSCGDDLPPRAQVVVSRGASGPGHADGLWNGIETADALAAAR
- a CDS encoding M56 family metallopeptidase, yielding MIAAVLAVYAVLATTLLPRALIRARWSDRAPRLGISLWLAACASAIASAILAAVATAVPADTIGHGMASVIEACFAMLDNGFDPAAMPIGSWLALLVGALIVVWAASGVGTVLVTARRERRRHAEMLRLLGRRYSELDAIVLDYDEPLVYCLPGRQAEMVITTAALRSLTPEHVAAVLAHEQAHLRGRHHLLLAVAEGLSRAFPGLPLFAKAKKEIVRLVELRADDVAACHHPRIHIAAALVSLATGRAPVFTLGAGGETALARIRRMLHPAVPLRRREKLAGVAAVGVLLAGPAAVALLPGLSALIAHHCHNLFLL
- a CDS encoding YibE/F family protein; the encoded protein is MGANHAHGTTVPSSQRTLVATLAVLVPLAIVTLAGLLWLWPAGPDAAPSQAGVQRLTGTVTSVTLKPCPAAGEGAPKPDPATCGNATVKVGDGPDVGKDVALRLPSAPGSQRFAPGEDVILIRDADGAYQISDHDRTMPLWVFAGAFALAVIAFGRRRGVTALVGLAITFGLLLTFVIPGILEGKPPMLVALVGAAAIMLIVLYLTHGFSPSTSMAVLGTLASLALTAVLSYGALGLAQLNGVTDDASVVVGMSLPIDTQGLLLAGIIIGALGVLDDVTVTQAVTVAELSQANPSYGFARLYTAASRIGRAHIASVINTIILAYAGASLPLLLLFSIGSQPLGDVLTTPVIAQEIVRSVAGTLGLISAVPITTALAALSASRQIRHQKPPAHGDMREQLVTPRSDAADGFFHPPNDADDDYFTRLTDTDDSFFASQPPHEKNTRQEPAHKRPARHRRGST